The following proteins come from a genomic window of Nostoc sp. TCL26-01:
- a CDS encoding AAA family ATPase, translating to MNFREEFKLLLRARYPLIYIPTYEEERVEAAIREEAVNQGNRPVYTWDFVDGYQGNPNDAGFGRRNPLQALEFLEKLPASAPAVLILRDYHRFLDDVAIARKLRNLARLLKSQPKNIVLLSPRIAIPDDLTEVLTIVEFPLPNGAEIKTEIERLLQSTGNSLASKVLDDLVRSCQGLSMERIRRVLAKAIATHGELQPEDVDLVLEEKRQTIRQTQILDFYPATEQISDIGGLDNLKDWLLRRGGSFTERARQYGLPHPRGLLLVGIQGTGKSLTAKAIAHHWHLPLLRLDVGRLFAGLVGESESRTRQMIQVAEALAPCVLWIDEIDKAFSGLGSKGDAGTTSRVFGTFITWLAEKTSPVFVVATANDIQSLPPEMLRKGRFDEIFFVGLPTQDERKAIFQVHLSRLRPHNLKNYDIDRLAYETPDFSGAEIEQTLIEAMHIGFSQNRDFGTDDILEAASQIIPLARTAVEQIQQLQAWAAAGRARLASKHSPLSDSFGKLR from the coding sequence ATGAACTTTCGTGAAGAGTTTAAACTGCTACTCCGCGCCCGTTATCCTTTGATTTATATCCCCACCTATGAAGAAGAACGGGTAGAAGCAGCGATTCGGGAAGAAGCAGTGAATCAAGGAAATCGCCCAGTGTATACTTGGGATTTTGTCGATGGCTACCAGGGCAATCCCAATGATGCGGGATTTGGACGACGTAATCCCTTACAAGCTTTGGAATTTTTGGAAAAATTACCAGCCTCAGCACCAGCCGTCTTAATTTTACGAGACTATCATCGGTTTTTAGATGATGTGGCGATCGCTCGCAAACTCCGCAACCTAGCCCGACTCCTGAAGTCACAACCCAAAAATATTGTCTTATTGTCGCCACGAATAGCCATCCCTGACGATTTAACCGAAGTCTTAACAATTGTGGAATTTCCTTTACCCAATGGTGCAGAAATTAAAACTGAGATAGAACGCTTATTGCAAAGCACAGGTAACTCTCTTGCTAGCAAAGTCTTAGATGATTTAGTACGCTCCTGTCAAGGGCTATCAATGGAAAGAATTCGCCGGGTGTTAGCAAAAGCGATCGCCACCCACGGAGAATTGCAGCCAGAGGACGTAGATTTAGTTTTGGAGGAAAAACGTCAAACTATCCGTCAAACCCAAATCCTCGACTTTTATCCAGCCACTGAGCAGATTTCTGATATCGGTGGACTAGATAATCTCAAAGATTGGCTACTACGTCGGGGCGGTTCATTTACAGAACGAGCGCGCCAGTACGGATTACCGCACCCCAGAGGTTTATTACTGGTGGGTATTCAAGGGACTGGTAAATCTTTAACAGCAAAAGCGATCGCACATCATTGGCATTTACCTCTACTACGTCTCGATGTGGGACGGTTATTTGCTGGTTTAGTCGGTGAATCAGAATCACGCACTCGCCAAATGATACAAGTAGCGGAAGCCCTTGCACCCTGCGTTTTATGGATTGATGAAATAGATAAAGCCTTTTCTGGACTTGGTAGTAAAGGCGATGCTGGAACTACTAGCAGGGTGTTCGGTACATTTATTACTTGGCTAGCAGAAAAAACCTCCCCAGTATTTGTTGTCGCCACCGCCAACGACATCCAATCCTTACCACCAGAAATGCTGCGTAAAGGGCGTTTTGATGAGATTTTCTTTGTTGGTTTACCCACCCAAGACGAGAGAAAAGCCATTTTTCAAGTACATTTATCCCGATTACGTCCCCACAATTTAAAAAATTATGACATTGACCGTCTAGCATACGAAACACCAGATTTTTCCGGTGCAGAGATTGAACAAACTTTAATTGAAGCCATGCACATCGGCTTTAGTCAAAACCGCGATTTTGGCACTGATGATATTTTAGAAGCCGCCAGTCAAATTATCCCTCTAGCCAGAACAGCTGTAGAACAAATCCAACAACTACAAGCATGGGCCGCGGCAGGAAGAGCGCGTCTAGCCTCGAAACACAGTCCTTTAAGTGATAGCTTTGGTAAGCTACGCTAA
- a CDS encoding PH domain-containing protein, with the protein MGIREEIYYEGGPHIGDLILNILIGLTVVGIPLTVGAIVRALWLRYRITDRRISVMGGWMGRDRTDIIYSEITKVVKIPRGIGIWGDMVVTLRNGSRLEMRAVPNFRQMYDYINEKVAAKNPQYTPQ; encoded by the coding sequence ATGGGCATTCGTGAAGAAATTTATTATGAAGGCGGCCCCCACATTGGGGATCTGATTTTAAATATACTGATTGGGCTAACTGTTGTGGGTATACCATTGACAGTTGGGGCAATTGTCAGAGCATTATGGTTACGCTACCGCATCACCGATCGCCGCATTTCTGTCATGGGTGGTTGGATGGGACGCGATCGCACAGACATAATCTACTCAGAGATTACCAAAGTGGTGAAAATTCCCCGTGGTATTGGTATCTGGGGTGACATGGTAGTGACTTTAAGAAATGGTAGTCGGTTGGAAATGCGCGCTGTTCCCAACTTCCGCCAAATGTATGATTACATTAACGAAAAAGTTGCGGCCAAAAATCCTCAATACACTCCTCAGTAG
- a CDS encoding DUF2808 domain-containing protein, with translation MRRLLTALAVTGCVLTGLPAITLAQSLPGFTLFSGVKPDNQLPFRLDFGGQTDGWDRYRLRIPAQKMKLAVAQFVIVYPNYYKGTFDTKDIEVQVRGKKVPLSEVKWDKEGRVLEIFPEEPVPAGSRVELVLSNVRNPSSGGTFYFNCQVLSPGDVPLLRYVGTWIVSIS, from the coding sequence ATGCGACGTTTACTTACTGCTTTAGCTGTTACAGGCTGTGTATTAACTGGTTTACCAGCAATAACTTTAGCGCAGAGTCTACCCGGATTTACACTATTTAGCGGTGTTAAACCTGATAATCAACTGCCCTTCCGCTTAGATTTTGGTGGACAAACTGATGGTTGGGATCGCTACAGATTAAGGATTCCTGCTCAAAAGATGAAATTGGCGGTTGCTCAATTTGTGATTGTCTATCCTAACTATTACAAAGGCACTTTTGATACCAAAGATATTGAAGTACAAGTTAGAGGTAAAAAGGTTCCTTTATCTGAAGTCAAATGGGATAAAGAAGGACGTGTACTAGAAATTTTTCCCGAAGAACCAGTACCCGCAGGTAGCAGAGTTGAATTAGTTCTATCTAACGTTAGAAATCCATCATCAGGGGGAACATTCTACTTCAACTGTCAAGTTCTCTCTCCAGGTGATGTTCCCCTACTTCGTTACGTGGGAACCTGGATTGTGAGTATTTCTTAG
- a CDS encoding DUF177 domain-containing protein, with translation MDAIFIPQLTRASERTEEVQVQEFLPGLETLTPVRGLVRVQHHGNYLEVSAKVETIITCTCNRCLQQYNHRLAVKTQEIIWLDEAAEQEQDLPLEREIAVEDLVETISPNGHFYPSEWLYEQMCLALPQRQLCDLNCPGILSSDTVSGDQLIDKRWSGLDSLKKQLPG, from the coding sequence ATGGACGCGATTTTTATTCCGCAGCTAACCAGAGCATCGGAACGCACAGAGGAAGTCCAAGTGCAAGAATTTCTACCTGGGTTAGAGACGTTGACACCAGTTCGGGGACTTGTCCGCGTCCAGCATCATGGTAATTATCTGGAAGTGTCAGCTAAGGTAGAAACAATTATCACTTGTACCTGTAATCGTTGTTTACAGCAGTACAATCATCGTTTGGCAGTGAAGACTCAAGAAATTATCTGGTTAGATGAAGCGGCCGAACAAGAGCAAGATTTGCCTCTAGAAAGGGAAATAGCTGTAGAGGATTTGGTGGAAACTATCTCACCCAATGGTCATTTTTATCCGAGTGAATGGTTATATGAGCAGATGTGTTTGGCATTACCCCAGCGTCAATTATGTGACCTCAATTGTCCAGGTATTTTAAGTAGTGATACGGTGAGTGGGGATCAGTTAATTGATAAGCGTTGGTCTGGGTTAGATTCATTGAAGAAGCAGTTACCAGGATAA
- a CDS encoding NAD(P)(+) transhydrogenase (Re/Si-specific) subunit beta: protein MSDFLPTGIQLTYLVAASLFILGLKKLGSPATARNGNVVAAVGMLLAIVATMLDQHVLNYEMILLGLAIGSAIGAIAAYKVQMTEMPQMVGLLNGLGGAASALVAVAEFWRLLDAGAPVPIDVNISMLLDVLIGGVTFTGSFLAFAKLQGLISGSPITFPFQQPFNLLLLGTYIAGSAYLIITPDSLPVFLAVVAVSLVLGVMFVIPIGGGDMPVVISLLNSLSGIAAAAAGFVVMNNMLIIAGALVGASGLILTEIMCKAMNRSLFSVLFSAFGTGGSAAGGGAGGATDQSVHSIDPEEGAMMLGYARSVVIVPGYGMAVAQAQHSVRELADQLERMGVDVKYAIHPVAGRMPGHMNVLLAEANVPYTQLYDMEDINPQFEQADVALVIGANDVVNPAARTDTASPIYGMPILEVDRAKHTIVIKRGMSAGFAGVDNELFYKDKTTMLFGSAKDMVAKLVSEVKQL, encoded by the coding sequence GTGAGCGACTTTTTACCAACCGGGATTCAACTGACGTATTTAGTCGCTGCATCCTTATTTATCCTGGGTTTGAAAAAACTGGGTTCGCCAGCGACAGCACGTAATGGCAATGTGGTGGCGGCGGTGGGAATGCTGCTAGCAATTGTTGCCACAATGCTAGATCAACACGTCCTCAATTATGAAATGATTTTGTTAGGCTTGGCGATTGGTTCAGCTATTGGTGCGATCGCCGCCTACAAAGTGCAGATGACAGAAATGCCGCAAATGGTGGGTTTACTCAATGGTTTGGGTGGTGCGGCTTCCGCTTTAGTTGCCGTTGCTGAATTTTGGCGCTTGTTAGACGCTGGTGCGCCTGTACCCATTGATGTCAACATTTCCATGTTGTTGGATGTGTTAATCGGTGGTGTCACCTTCACAGGTAGTTTTCTCGCCTTCGCTAAATTACAAGGTTTAATTAGCGGTTCCCCAATTACCTTTCCTTTCCAACAACCATTTAACCTGTTATTGCTGGGTACTTACATCGCTGGTAGTGCCTATTTAATCATCACACCAGATAGCTTACCTGTATTCTTAGCAGTGGTGGCTGTTTCCTTGGTGTTGGGTGTGATGTTCGTCATCCCCATTGGCGGCGGTGATATGCCCGTGGTCATTTCCCTGTTAAACTCCCTATCAGGAATTGCGGCGGCTGCGGCTGGTTTCGTGGTGATGAACAATATGTTAATCATCGCCGGTGCATTGGTTGGCGCATCTGGTTTAATCTTGACCGAGATCATGTGTAAAGCCATGAACCGTTCCCTGTTTAGCGTCCTATTCAGTGCCTTTGGTACAGGGGGAAGTGCTGCTGGTGGCGGTGCTGGCGGTGCAACAGATCAAAGTGTCCACAGCATCGATCCCGAAGAAGGGGCAATGATGTTGGGTTATGCTCGTTCTGTAGTCATCGTTCCTGGTTATGGCATGGCAGTAGCTCAAGCACAACATAGTGTGCGAGAATTGGCAGACCAACTAGAACGCATGGGTGTTGATGTCAAGTATGCCATTCACCCCGTTGCTGGCAGAATGCCCGGACACATGAACGTGTTGCTGGCTGAAGCCAATGTGCCATACACCCAGTTGTATGACATGGAAGATATCAACCCCCAATTTGAACAAGCAGACGTAGCTTTAGTCATTGGCGCAAACGATGTAGTAAATCCGGCGGCGCGGACTGATACTGCTAGCCCAATTTACGGTATGCCCATTCTCGAAGTAGATAGGGCAAAACACACCATTGTGATTAAGCGCGGGATGAGTGCCGGTTTTGCTGGTGTAGATAATGAGTTGTTCTACAAAGATAAAACCACAATGTTGTTCGGTAGCGCCAAGGATATGGTGGCGAAGTTAGTTTCGGAAGTGAAGCAACTTTAG
- a CDS encoding Re/Si-specific NAD(P)(+) transhydrogenase subunit alpha: MRIAVAKEIEVCERRVALNPDTVARLVKQGLEVWVEAGAGERSFFSDAAYETAGATIISDSAKLWGETDVLLKVSPPQEREDGRSEVDLLREGAVLISFLNPLGNPVVAQQLANRQVTALSMELIPRTTRAQSMDALSSQASLAGYKSVLIAAAALPKYFPMLTTAAGTIAPAKVFIMGAGVAGLQAIATARRLGAVVEAFDIRPAVKEEVQSLGAKFVEVKLEEETTAQGGYAKEISEASKQRTQEVVTEHVKNADVVITTAQVPGKKAPLLVTAEMVAQMKPGSVIVDLAAEQGGNCACTDPGKDIVWNGVTIIGPINLPSSMPVHASQLYSKNLTSLLQLLIKDKALQVDFSDDIIDAACITHAGEIRNQRVKDGLQAAVVG; the protein is encoded by the coding sequence ATGAGAATAGCAGTTGCTAAAGAAATAGAAGTTTGTGAACGGCGTGTGGCATTAAATCCTGACACCGTTGCTCGATTAGTTAAGCAAGGTTTGGAAGTATGGGTAGAAGCAGGTGCAGGAGAGCGCTCTTTTTTTAGTGATGCTGCCTACGAAACAGCAGGAGCCACAATTATTAGTGATTCTGCTAAATTATGGGGCGAAACAGATGTTTTATTGAAAGTCAGTCCTCCTCAAGAAAGGGAAGATGGACGTTCCGAAGTTGATTTACTGCGGGAAGGGGCTGTATTAATCAGTTTTCTGAATCCTTTGGGCAATCCGGTGGTGGCGCAGCAGCTGGCAAATCGCCAAGTCACAGCCTTGAGTATGGAGTTGATCCCCCGGACTACCAGGGCGCAAAGTATGGATGCTTTGTCCTCTCAAGCTTCGCTAGCAGGTTATAAATCAGTATTGATTGCGGCGGCAGCACTACCAAAATATTTCCCCATGCTGACAACAGCCGCCGGCACAATTGCCCCAGCTAAAGTATTTATTATGGGGGCTGGTGTGGCAGGACTGCAAGCGATCGCCACCGCCAGACGCTTGGGTGCAGTGGTAGAAGCCTTTGATATTCGTCCGGCTGTGAAAGAAGAAGTGCAAAGCTTAGGGGCAAAATTCGTCGAAGTCAAGCTGGAAGAGGAAACCACAGCCCAAGGTGGCTACGCTAAGGAAATTTCTGAAGCCAGCAAACAACGCACCCAAGAAGTTGTCACCGAACACGTCAAAAATGCTGATGTGGTGATTACAACTGCTCAAGTTCCTGGCAAAAAAGCTCCTTTGCTAGTCACAGCCGAAATGGTTGCCCAAATGAAACCCGGTTCAGTAATTGTCGATTTAGCTGCCGAACAAGGTGGTAACTGCGCCTGTACTGATCCCGGTAAAGATATTGTCTGGAATGGTGTGACAATTATCGGGCCGATTAATCTCCCTTCATCCATGCCAGTCCATGCCAGCCAACTCTACTCCAAAAACTTGACATCTTTATTACAACTGTTAATTAAAGACAAAGCCTTACAAGTAGATTTTTCCGACGACATCATCGATGCCGCTTGCATCACCCACGCCGGCGAAATTCGCAACCAGCGTGTCAAGGATGGGTTACAGGCTGCGGTAGTTGGGTAA
- a CDS encoding NAD(P) transhydrogenase subunit alpha: MTEALLAALFVFVLASFTGFEVINKVPPTLHTPLMSGSNAISGIAVIGAIVAAGERNTNLSVILGLIAVILAMVNVVGGFLVTDRMLQMFKKKEVKA, from the coding sequence ATGACAGAAGCATTACTTGCGGCTTTGTTTGTATTTGTGTTGGCATCGTTCACTGGCTTTGAAGTCATTAATAAAGTGCCACCAACTCTACATACACCCTTAATGTCTGGCTCAAATGCCATTTCGGGGATCGCGGTGATTGGGGCAATAGTCGCTGCCGGTGAGAGAAACACAAATTTATCCGTAATTCTCGGTTTGATTGCCGTGATTTTGGCAATGGTTAACGTTGTTGGTGGTTTCCTTGTGACTGACAGAATGTTGCAAATGTTCAAGAAAAAGGAGGTTAAGGCGTGA
- a CDS encoding R3H domain-containing nucleic acid-binding protein, with product MSNNPMQRGQQWLKSLLELTGISTEIDGSLETHQSHDDDSHQTDGYWLTINTANLTPEQIQTLIGADGSVLDAIQYLANSTLNINQSPEGQASYTVELNGYRVKRQAEIQAIAEAAAEEVRSTGQEVEIKSLSSAERRLIHTFLKDFDDLETFSRGKEPHRHLVVQPAIANKI from the coding sequence ATGAGCAACAATCCCATGCAGCGAGGTCAGCAGTGGTTAAAATCACTGCTGGAACTCACTGGGATATCTACTGAGATTGATGGTAGTTTAGAAACTCACCAATCTCATGATGATGATTCCCACCAGACAGATGGTTACTGGTTGACAATTAACACAGCTAACTTAACTCCAGAGCAAATTCAAACTTTAATCGGTGCTGATGGCTCTGTACTAGATGCAATTCAATATTTAGCTAATTCGACTCTGAATATCAATCAATCCCCAGAAGGACAAGCTTCCTACACTGTGGAATTGAATGGATATCGCGTCAAAAGACAAGCAGAAATTCAAGCCATTGCCGAAGCCGCCGCCGAGGAAGTACGTTCTACCGGTCAAGAAGTAGAAATCAAATCCCTCAGTTCTGCGGAACGCCGTTTAATACATACCTTCTTGAAAGACTTTGATGATTTAGAAACCTTCAGTCGCGGTAAAGAACCCCATCGCCACTTGGTTGTTCAACCAGCGATCGCCAACAAAATATAA
- a CDS encoding HNH endonuclease, giving the protein MVQLISEHRTPRAWLLISSGDDRQHGGNNGYADEISTVYKYDNEVQNCRRIAKGDLVLLSDKKQLIGVARIELIRSYAGIKNLSRCPSCLETHFNPRKIKKPIFHCYNCGFDFDRPKEDAISCTKFDAYFGDTFVATKGAVGMDILRNACRKKGQMSMKIIDLQQIKETLIKNAPAVAKLLNDNNDYKYIESDEASEYIPIMKDRRETVFRQIKERRGQRKFRDLLRQCYGDQCMITGIKLLDVLEAAHISPYRGDEDNHTDNGLLLRADLHTLFDLNLLGINPESLEVRFHPKAMETNYQKLDGRKLRCSKYKPSQLALESRWKQFLNRLNEDD; this is encoded by the coding sequence ATGGTACAATTAATTTCTGAGCATAGAACACCTAGAGCATGGTTACTAATAAGTTCTGGTGATGATCGACAACATGGTGGCAATAATGGTTATGCTGACGAAATTTCAACAGTATATAAGTATGATAACGAGGTACAGAATTGTCGTAGAATTGCTAAAGGTGATCTAGTTCTATTAAGTGATAAAAAGCAACTTATTGGTGTTGCTAGAATTGAATTAATAAGGAGCTATGCAGGGATAAAAAATCTATCCCGTTGTCCTTCATGTCTTGAAACACATTTTAATCCACGAAAAATAAAGAAACCTATTTTTCATTGTTACAATTGTGGTTTTGATTTTGATAGACCCAAAGAAGATGCTATAAGCTGTACAAAATTTGATGCCTATTTTGGTGATACATTTGTAGCAACAAAAGGGGCAGTTGGCATGGACATTTTACGAAACGCCTGCCGAAAAAAAGGACAGATGTCTATGAAAATAATTGATTTACAGCAAATTAAAGAAACTTTAATCAAAAACGCTCCTGCGGTTGCTAAATTACTTAATGACAACAATGATTATAAATATATTGAAAGTGATGAAGCTTCTGAATATATTCCTATAATGAAAGATAGACGTGAAACTGTTTTTCGGCAAATTAAAGAACGTCGTGGACAGCGTAAATTTAGAGACTTGTTACGTCAATGCTATGGTGACCAATGTATGATTACTGGGATTAAACTACTTGATGTTCTAGAAGCTGCTCATATCTCACCATATCGTGGTGATGAAGATAATCATACTGATAATGGTCTTTTATTACGCGCAGATTTACATACTTTATTTGATCTTAATTTATTGGGTATTAATCCAGAATCTTTAGAAGTAAGGTTTCATCCAAAAGCTATGGAAACTAATTATCAAAAATTGGATGGTAGAAAACTTAGATGCTCTAAATATAAACCAAGTCAGTTAGCACTTGAGTCTAGATGGAAACAATTTTTAAACCGTCTTAACGAAGATGATTAA
- a CDS encoding DUF29 domain-containing protein: MSNQSVPKTNSLYAQDYHLWLEYTVDLLKNKKFLELELENLIEEIESMGRSDKNALRSNLRVLLMHLLKYKFQPQNRSNSWLYTIYEHRQRLQEAFVDSPSLKYYYMEVFDSCYQHARKEASIETGLPLSIFPKDYPFSVDETLDLDFFPN, from the coding sequence ATGAGCAATCAATCTGTTCCTAAAACAAATAGTCTTTATGCACAAGATTATCACTTGTGGTTAGAATACACTGTTGATTTATTAAAAAATAAAAAGTTTTTAGAATTAGAATTAGAAAATTTAATTGAAGAAATTGAAAGTATGGGAAGAAGTGATAAAAATGCTTTAAGGAGTAATCTTAGAGTGCTTTTAATGCACCTTCTCAAATACAAATTTCAACCCCAAAACCGATCCAATAGCTGGTTATATACAATCTATGAACATCGTCAAAGGTTACAAGAAGCATTTGTAGATAGTCCTAGCTTAAAATACTATTACATGGAAGTTTTTGACAGTTGTTACCAACACGCTAGAAAAGAAGCATCTATTGAAACAGGGCTTCCTCTGTCTATTTTTCCTAAAGACTATCCTTTTTCTGTTGATGAAACCTTAGATTTAGACTTCTTCCCAAATTAA
- the rpmH gene encoding 50S ribosomal protein L34 — translation MQRTLGGTNRKRKRTSGFRARMRTPDGRNVIRARRSRGRHRLSV, via the coding sequence ATGCAAAGAACCCTGGGTGGAACAAATCGCAAAAGAAAAAGAACTTCTGGATTTCGCGCGAGAATGCGGACACCTGATGGCAGAAACGTCATCAGAGCCAGAAGAAGTAGAGGACGGCATCGTTTGAGTGTTTAA
- the yidC gene encoding membrane protein insertase YidC: protein MDFGIGFLSNNVMLPIIDLFYSIVPSYGLAIVALTLIIRFALYPLSAGQIRNMRKMRIVQPLMQKRMAEIKERYKDDPQKQQEEMMNVQKEFGNPLAGCLPLLLQMPVLLALFATLRGSPFAGVNYSVNLQIVPAEQIEQIQPLAFATPPQNIYIADGEHTKVTAILPSGSKLAVGEKTKIQYQTLEGKPFPVLLAEHPDTKLTPEWKITKGEERVKIDAEGNIEALQPGDVTIQGTIPGLAADKGFLFIDALGRVGAIDPDGKVHWDIVAMIVFFGISLYVSQILSGQNSSGGNPQQDTVNKITPVIFSGMFLFFPLPAGVLMYMVIGNIFQTLQTYILSREALPEELQKIVETQEKQTVAEQKSLPFEPKSSKKKTTG from the coding sequence ATGGATTTTGGTATCGGGTTTCTCTCGAACAACGTAATGCTGCCAATCATAGACTTGTTCTATAGTATTGTGCCTAGCTATGGATTGGCGATCGTTGCCTTAACATTGATAATCCGCTTCGCGCTCTATCCCCTGAGTGCTGGACAAATTCGCAATATGCGGAAAATGCGAATTGTGCAACCCCTGATGCAAAAGCGGATGGCAGAAATTAAAGAGCGCTATAAGGATGATCCGCAAAAGCAGCAAGAAGAAATGATGAACGTCCAAAAGGAATTTGGTAATCCTTTGGCGGGATGTTTACCCCTGCTGCTACAAATGCCAGTCTTATTGGCTCTATTCGCCACCTTACGGGGTTCCCCGTTTGCAGGCGTTAACTACTCTGTTAACCTGCAAATCGTCCCTGCCGAGCAAATCGAACAAATTCAACCTCTAGCCTTTGCTACTCCCCCGCAAAACATTTACATTGCTGATGGGGAACACACCAAAGTCACAGCTATCCTACCAAGTGGTAGTAAGTTAGCTGTGGGAGAAAAAACCAAAATTCAATATCAAACCCTAGAAGGTAAGCCATTTCCAGTTCTGTTGGCAGAACACCCAGACACTAAATTGACTCCAGAATGGAAAATTACTAAGGGCGAAGAGAGAGTGAAAATCGATGCTGAAGGCAACATAGAAGCCTTACAGCCAGGAGATGTCACCATCCAAGGGACAATTCCCGGACTAGCAGCAGACAAAGGATTTCTCTTTATTGATGCTTTAGGTAGAGTCGGTGCAATTGACCCCGATGGTAAAGTCCATTGGGATATTGTGGCAATGATTGTCTTCTTTGGTATCAGTCTCTACGTGAGCCAAATACTCTCCGGACAAAACTCCAGTGGCGGTAATCCCCAACAAGATACAGTCAACAAAATTACGCCTGTGATCTTTTCTGGGATGTTTTTGTTCTTCCCCTTGCCGGCTGGGGTATTGATGTATATGGTGATTGGCAACATTTTCCAAACACTCCAAACCTACATCCTCTCCCGTGAAGCTTTACCAGAAGAACTACAAAAAATTGTAGAAACTCAGGAAAAACAAACGGTAGCAGAACAAAAATCATTACCTTTTGAGCCAAAAAGTTCTAAGAAAAAGACCACAGGTTGA
- a CDS encoding Uma2 family endonuclease, with protein MTQSLTKPITFDDFIAWYPENKGQHYELHDGEIVEMPKPTGKHSKIAGFISGKLFIEIERLHLPYFIPKECIIKPAKESGYEPDVIVLDEQKVSSIEPRWEKESIIISGTSIPLVVEIVSTNWEDDYARKLEDYELLGIQEYWIADYLALGGRKFIGNPKQPTFSVCSLFNGEYQVSQFRGNDRIISPTFPELILTAEQVFQAGRIN; from the coding sequence ATGACCCAATCCTTAACAAAACCAATAACTTTCGATGACTTTATCGCTTGGTATCCAGAAAATAAAGGACAACACTATGAATTACATGATGGAGAAATTGTAGAAATGCCTAAGCCAACAGGCAAACATTCAAAAATAGCTGGGTTCATCTCTGGTAAACTATTTATAGAAATTGAACGCTTGCATCTGCCTTATTTCATTCCAAAAGAATGTATTATCAAGCCAGCAAAAGAGTCGGGATATGAGCCTGACGTAATCGTTTTAGATGAGCAAAAAGTTAGTAGTATTGAACCTAGATGGGAGAAAGAATCCATAATTATATCGGGAACATCTATTCCTTTAGTAGTAGAGATTGTTTCTACTAATTGGGAGGATGACTACGCTAGAAAATTAGAAGATTACGAATTATTGGGAATCCAGGAATATTGGATTGCAGATTATTTGGCTTTAGGTGGTAGGAAGTTTATTGGCAATCCCAAACAACCAACTTTTTCAGTTTGTTCCCTATTTAACGGTGAATATCAGGTTAGTCAGTTTAGAGGTAATGACAGGATAATATCACCTACTTTCCCCGAATTAATTTTAACTGCTGAACAAGTATTTCAAGCAGGTAGAATCAATTAG
- the rnpA gene encoding ribonuclease P protein component: MALPKANRLKSRHDFQAVFREGMRRHSFHFTLRALKPSSSPANSGDTASKDPQVIGEQHLSSTLIGVSISTKVSKKAVVRNRLKRQITAAFQQLLPKLAQGWKLVVIVKPIAAESKCGSQQFLQELEQLLAKAEVLNGHS; this comes from the coding sequence GTGGCTTTGCCCAAGGCAAATCGACTAAAATCCCGCCATGATTTTCAGGCAGTTTTCCGGGAAGGAATGCGACGACATAGCTTTCATTTCACCTTGCGAGCGTTGAAACCGTCTTCTTCCCCAGCTAATTCTGGGGATACTGCTAGTAAAGATCCCCAAGTTATTGGCGAACAACATCTCAGTAGCACCCTTATCGGTGTTTCCATTAGCACCAAGGTCAGTAAAAAAGCAGTCGTGAGGAACCGACTAAAAAGACAAATTACGGCGGCATTTCAGCAATTATTGCCGAAATTAGCCCAAGGATGGAAGCTGGTGGTAATTGTGAAACCAATCGCCGCAGAATCTAAGTGCGGAAGCCAACAATTTCTGCAAGAATTAGAGCAGTTGTTGGCAAAAGCTGAGGTATTAAATGGGCATTCGTGA
- a CDS encoding DUF4351 domain-containing protein, whose product MIILCIKTICFRNRLIAHNLLLYRYIILTLLEDLVEALLDFSTEADLVDWLQHQQ is encoded by the coding sequence GTGATAATCTTGTGCATAAAGACTATTTGTTTTAGGAACAGATTGATTGCTCATAATCTTTTACTTTATCGATATATAATTTTAACATTGTTGGAGGATTTAGTCGAAGCTTTACTAGATTTCTCCACTGAAGCTGATTTAGTGGATTGGTTGCAACATCAGCAATAA